The DNA region GGCCCCACCCTCGGCGGCCCCAACCTCAGCGGCCCCAGCATACGCCGTCGGCAGCAGGCACAGCAGCACGGCGGCCGCCATTGGTTGTGCAAACATCATCGTCGGTTCTCCCGGCGGTGGAAGAAACGCCGCAGCGGCTCGACGAAGTCTTCTCCCGTGTAGACGTGGATCGGGTCGAGGCTCAGCCGGCGAAACAACGCGTCCCGCTGCTCCATACAGCGGCGGGCCTGCTGCTCGTACGCCCGGCGGTTGGCGCGGCTGAAGGTGTCGAGCGTCACCGTCTGGCCGGTCTCTGCGTCGCGCAGCCGCACCAGGCCGACGTTGGGCATCGTCAGCTCGCGCCGGTCGGCCACCACCACGGGGATGATGTCGTGCTTGCCGCGGGCCGCCTTGAGCGCCCGCTCGTAGCCGGCGTCCTGAAAATCGCTGATCACGAACACCACCGTGCGCCGCGACATCGTGCGGTTGAGGTGGTCCAACGCCTTGGAAAGGCTGGTGCCGGCGCCCACGGGGTCGCAGTACAGCAGCTCGCGGATCAGCCGCAGCACGTGGCGGGCGCCCTTGCGCGGGGGGACGAACTTCTCAACCCCGTCGGTGAACAGCGTCAGCCCCACGCGGTCGTTGCCCTTGATCGCAGAGAACGCCAGCGTGGCGCTGAGCTCGGCCACCTGCTCACGCTTGGTCTGCCAGTGCGAGCCGATCCCCTGCGAGGCGCTCTGGTCCACCAGCAGCATCACCGCCATCTCGCGCTCTTCTCGGAAGAGCTTCACGAACGGGTGACCGGTGCGGGCGGTGACGTTCCAATCGATGGTCCGCACGTCGTCGCCAAACTGGTACGGACGCACCTCCTCGAACTCAACGCCGCTGCCGCGGAACGCCGAGTCCCACTGCCCGGCCAGGAGCTCGTCGACGATGTGCGTCGTATGGATCTGGATCCGGCGGATCTTCTTGATGATTTCGCGTGGCAGCATTCGTTGCAGGATGGGAAGGCAGGATCGGACGGCGGACCGGCGCACGCGCCACGTCGCTACGGCACGCCCCTACGGCACGGGGATCGCGTCTAAAATGGCGCGGACGAGGTCGTCCGACGTCTTCTCTTCTGCCTCGGCCTCGTAGGTCAGCACCACCCGGTGCCGCAGCACGTCGAGCGCGATCTCCTTAACATCGGACGGCAGCACGTGCCCCCGGCCGTGGAGGAAGGCGTTCGCTTTGGCGGCCAGGGTCAGGCTGATGGTCGCCCGCGGCGAGGCGCCGTACTGGATGAACTCGTCGAGCGCCAGCCCGTACGACCTGGGCTCGCGGGTAGCGATCACCAGGTCGACGATGTACTCCTGCACCCGGCGATCGACGTAGATGGCGTCCACCAACGCCCGGGCGGCCATGATCTCCGCCGGGCTGGTGACCGCCTTGGTGGCGATCTTCGGGCGGGTCGACGACATCCTTTCGAGGATCTCGAGCTCCTGGTCGCGGTTGGGGTAGCCCACCACCACCTTCAGCATGAAGCGGTCCATCTGCGCCTCGGGCAGCGGGTAGGTCCCCTCTTGCTCAACCGGGTTCTGCGTCGCCATCACCAAGAAGGGCTCGTCGAGCGGGTAGGTGTGGCTGCCGATGGTTACCTGCCGCTCCTGCATCGCCTCCAGCAGTGCGCTCTGCACCTTGGCCGGCGCGCGGTTGATCTCGTCCGCCAGGATGATGTTGGAGAAGATCGGCCCCTTCTGCACCACAAACTTTTGGTCCTGCGGGCGGTAGATGAGCGTCCCGATCAGGTCGGCCGGCAGCAGGTCGGGGGTGAACTGCAGCCTTTGAAAGCCGGTCTGCACCCCCTTGGCCAGGCAGGCCACCGCCGTCGTCTTGGCCA from Pirellulimonas nuda includes:
- a CDS encoding AAA family ATPase, translating into MTSATTVTHEKIEALSQQIEAHSEPFRRLIAEVGNTIVGQEVLIHRMLVGLLANGHLLIEGVPGLAKTTAVACLAKGVQTGFQRLQFTPDLLPADLIGTLIYRPQDQKFVVQKGPIFSNIILADEINRAPAKVQSALLEAMQERQVTIGSHTYPLDEPFLVMATQNPVEQEGTYPLPEAQMDRFMLKVVVGYPNRDQELEILERMSSTRPKIATKAVTSPAEIMAARALVDAIYVDRRVQEYIVDLVIATREPRSYGLALDEFIQYGASPRATISLTLAAKANAFLHGRGHVLPSDVKEIALDVLRHRVVLTYEAEAEEKTSDDLVRAILDAIPVP
- a CDS encoding DUF58 domain-containing protein → MLPREIIKKIRRIQIHTTHIVDELLAGQWDSAFRGSGVEFEEVRPYQFGDDVRTIDWNVTARTGHPFVKLFREEREMAVMLLVDQSASQGIGSHWQTKREQVAELSATLAFSAIKGNDRVGLTLFTDGVEKFVPPRKGARHVLRLIRELLYCDPVGAGTSLSKALDHLNRTMSRRTVVFVISDFQDAGYERALKAARGKHDIIPVVVADRRELTMPNVGLVRLRDAETGQTVTLDTFSRANRRAYEQQARRCMEQRDALFRRLSLDPIHVYTGEDFVEPLRRFFHRRENRR